The proteins below are encoded in one region of Pseudomonas ekonensis:
- a CDS encoding MFS transporter — MSETRRPLAVTLQVVSIVLFTFIGYLNIGIPLAVLPGYVHSDLGFGAVIAGLVISVQYLATLLSRPYAGKIIDNKGSKRAVMIGLAGCGLSGVFMLISAWTPNLPLISLISLLIGRLVLGSAESLVGSGSIGWGIGRVGAANTAKVISWNGIASYGALAVGAPLGVWLVGRLGLWSMGVSIILLAALGLLLAWPKTAAPIVAGERLPFMHVLGRVFPHGCGLALGSIGFGTIATFITLYYATRQWDNAVLCLSLFGASFIGARLLFGNLINRLGGFRVAIACLSVETLGLLLLWLAPDAHWALAGAALSGFGFSLVFPALGVEAVNLVPASSRGAAVGAYSLFIDLSLGITGPLAGAIAAGFGFASIFLFAALAALSGLALSVYLYRHTRKYPQD; from the coding sequence ATGTCAGAAACCCGGCGCCCCCTGGCGGTCACGCTGCAAGTCGTCTCCATCGTCCTGTTCACCTTCATCGGCTACCTCAACATCGGCATTCCGCTCGCCGTGCTGCCCGGCTACGTCCACAGCGACCTGGGCTTCGGCGCGGTGATCGCCGGGCTGGTGATCAGCGTGCAATACCTGGCCACCCTGCTCAGCCGCCCCTACGCCGGCAAGATCATCGACAACAAGGGCAGCAAGCGTGCGGTGATGATCGGGCTGGCGGGCTGCGGCCTGAGCGGCGTGTTCATGTTGATCTCGGCGTGGACGCCGAACTTGCCGCTGATCAGCCTGATCAGTCTGCTCATCGGCCGGCTGGTGCTGGGCAGCGCGGAAAGCCTGGTGGGCTCGGGCTCCATCGGCTGGGGGATCGGCCGGGTCGGCGCGGCGAACACCGCCAAGGTCATTTCCTGGAACGGCATCGCCAGCTACGGCGCCCTCGCGGTCGGCGCGCCGCTGGGGGTGTGGCTGGTCGGCCGCCTGGGCCTGTGGAGCATGGGCGTGAGCATCATCCTGCTGGCGGCGCTGGGGCTGCTGCTGGCCTGGCCGAAGACCGCCGCGCCCATCGTCGCCGGTGAACGCCTGCCGTTCATGCATGTGCTGGGGCGCGTCTTCCCCCACGGCTGCGGCCTGGCGCTGGGCTCGATCGGCTTCGGCACCATCGCCACCTTCATCACCCTGTACTACGCCACCCGCCAGTGGGACAACGCCGTGCTGTGCCTGAGCCTGTTCGGCGCCAGCTTCATCGGCGCACGGCTGCTGTTCGGCAACCTGATCAACCGCCTCGGCGGCTTCCGCGTGGCGATCGCCTGCCTGTCGGTGGAGACCCTCGGCCTGTTGCTGCTGTGGCTGGCGCCGGACGCCCACTGGGCGCTGGCCGGGGCGGCGCTCAGCGGCTTCGGCTTCTCGCTGGTGTTCCCGGCGCTGGGCGTCGAGGCGGTGAACCTGGTGCCGGCCTCCAGCCGCGGTGCGGCGGTGGGCGCCTACTCGCTGTTCATCGACCTGTCGCTGGGGATCACCGGGCCGCTGGCCGGGGCGATCGCGGCGGGGTTCGGCTTCGCTTCTATCTTCCTGTTCGCGGCGCTGGCGGCGCTGAGCGGCCTGGCGCTGAGCGTCTACCTGTACCGGCACACGCGCAAATACCCGCAGGACTAG
- the arfB gene encoding alternative ribosome rescue aminoacyl-tRNA hydrolase ArfB: MLAISNNVHLPDAEIELTYIRAQGAGGQNVNKVSSAVHLRFDIPASSLPEFYKERLLALRDGRITADGVLIIKAQQYRTQEQNRADALERLAELIQGAVKVEKKRRPTKPTLGSKKRRLESKAKRGNIKAGRGKVEF, from the coding sequence ATGCTGGCGATATCCAACAACGTGCACCTGCCCGACGCCGAGATCGAGCTGACCTACATCCGCGCCCAGGGCGCCGGCGGGCAGAACGTCAACAAGGTCTCCAGCGCCGTGCACCTGCGCTTCGACATTCCGGCCTCGTCGCTGCCCGAGTTCTACAAGGAGCGCCTGCTGGCGCTGCGCGACGGCCGCATCACCGCCGACGGCGTGCTGATCATCAAGGCCCAGCAATACCGCACGCAGGAGCAGAACCGCGCCGATGCGCTGGAGCGCCTCGCCGAGCTGATCCAGGGCGCCGTCAAGGTCGAGAAGAAGCGCCGTCCGACCAAGCCGACCCTGGGCTCCAAGAAGCGTCGGCTGGAGTCCAAGGCCAAGCGCGGCAACATCAAGGCCGGCCGGGGCAAGGTGGAGTTCTAG
- a CDS encoding amino acid permease encodes MSGQNPQSGELKRGLKNRHIQLIALGGAIGTGLFLGSAGVLKSAGPSMILGYAICGFIAFMIMRQLGEMIVEEPVAGSFSHFAHKYWGGFAGFLSGWNCWILYILVGMSELTAVGKYIHYWAPEIPSWVTAAAFFLLINAINLANVKVFGEAEFWFAIIKVVAIVGMIALGSYLLVSGHGGEQASVSNLWSHGGFFPNGVSGLVMAMAIIMFSFGGLEMLGFTAAEADKPKTVIPKAINQVIYRILIFYIGALVILLSLTPWDTLLATLNASGDSYSGSPFVQVFSMLGSNTAAHILNFVVLTAALSVYNSGTYCNSRMLLGMAEQGDAPKGLAKIDKRGVPVRSILASAAVTLVAVLLNYLMPQHALELLMSLVVATLVINWAMISYSHFKFRQHMDKTGQNPLFKALWYPYGNYVCLAFVLFILGVMLLIPGIQVSVYAIPVWVVFMWVCYVIKNKRSAQHAVPAAGVAK; translated from the coding sequence ATGAGTGGACAAAACCCGCAATCAGGCGAACTGAAACGCGGCCTGAAAAATCGCCACATTCAACTGATCGCCCTCGGCGGCGCCATCGGCACCGGCCTGTTCCTCGGCTCGGCCGGGGTGCTGAAGTCCGCCGGCCCGTCGATGATCCTCGGTTACGCCATCTGCGGCTTCATCGCGTTCATGATCATGCGCCAGCTGGGCGAGATGATCGTCGAAGAGCCGGTGGCCGGCTCCTTCAGCCATTTCGCGCACAAGTACTGGGGCGGCTTCGCCGGCTTCCTGTCGGGCTGGAACTGCTGGATCCTGTACATCCTGGTGGGCATGTCGGAGCTGACCGCGGTCGGCAAGTACATCCATTACTGGGCGCCGGAGATCCCGAGCTGGGTCACCGCGGCGGCCTTCTTCCTGCTGATCAACGCGATCAACCTGGCCAACGTCAAGGTCTTCGGCGAGGCCGAGTTCTGGTTCGCGATCATCAAGGTCGTGGCCATCGTCGGCATGATCGCCCTGGGCAGCTACCTGCTGGTCAGCGGCCACGGCGGCGAACAGGCCTCGGTGAGCAACCTGTGGTCCCACGGCGGGTTCTTCCCCAACGGCGTCAGCGGCCTGGTGATGGCCATGGCGATCATCATGTTCTCCTTCGGCGGCCTTGAGATGCTCGGCTTCACCGCAGCCGAAGCCGACAAGCCGAAGACCGTGATCCCGAAAGCGATCAACCAGGTGATCTACCGGATCCTGATCTTCTACATCGGCGCCCTGGTGATCCTGCTGTCCCTGACCCCATGGGACACGCTGTTGGCGACCCTGAACGCCTCCGGGGACTCCTACAGCGGCAGCCCGTTCGTGCAGGTGTTCTCGATGCTGGGCAGCAACACCGCCGCGCACATCCTCAACTTCGTGGTGCTGACCGCCGCGCTGTCGGTGTACAACAGCGGCACCTACTGCAACAGCCGCATGCTGCTGGGCATGGCCGAGCAGGGCGATGCGCCGAAAGGCCTGGCCAAGATCGACAAGCGCGGCGTGCCGGTGCGTTCGATCCTCGCTTCCGCCGCGGTGACGCTGGTGGCGGTGCTGCTCAACTACCTGATGCCGCAGCACGCGCTGGAGCTGCTGATGTCGCTGGTGGTGGCCACCCTGGTGATCAACTGGGCGATGATCAGCTACTCGCACTTCAAGTTCCGCCAGCACATGGACAAGACCGGCCAGAATCCGCTGTTCAAGGCCCTGTGGTACCCGTACGGCAACTATGTCTGCCTGGCGTTCGTCCTGTTCATCCTGGGCGTGATGCTGCTGATCCCTGGCATCCAGGTGTCGGTGTACGCGATTCCGGTGTGGGTCGTGTTCATGTGGGTCTGCTACGTGATCAAGAACAAGCGCAGCGCGCAGCACGCCGTGCCTGCGGCGGGCGTCGCCAAGTAA
- a CDS encoding leucyl aminopeptidase, translating into MDKPRAIAHFLYYLEHHPALAGLESAKVLLGHTADYEALTGAIAEQAGDHPRFGFNAMRLDLESTAALTSAIADTDLYIFFYDSSTLPNPRPDGPDFVRALQGVMAENWKKSLLFKDYGDYFYDTFSIAPQRIAGLNSHLIQRMSQATTLSFSDEHGSWFETPMSSIKKWTDINGVGNFDLAPGEIATHSEAINGHVKFKGTFLSTIPFARKYGVLESPLELWIENSTIQRIATEVPGLEHDFNKYLDANPSNRRIEELGIGTNEGVKSLYARNAGFEERHCGLHLGLGGGAKGSHHLDLIFSGGVLALDDKPVFDGRFVL; encoded by the coding sequence ATGGACAAGCCACGCGCGATTGCGCACTTCCTTTACTACCTCGAACACCACCCTGCCCTTGCCGGCCTCGAATCGGCGAAGGTACTGCTCGGCCACACCGCCGACTACGAAGCGCTGACCGGCGCCATCGCCGAACAGGCCGGCGATCACCCGCGCTTCGGCTTCAACGCCATGCGCCTGGATCTGGAATCCACCGCCGCGCTGACCTCGGCGATCGCCGACACCGATCTCTACATTTTCTTCTACGACTCTTCCACCCTGCCCAACCCGCGCCCCGACGGCCCGGACTTCGTACGCGCCCTGCAAGGGGTGATGGCGGAGAACTGGAAGAAATCGCTGCTGTTCAAGGACTACGGCGATTATTTCTACGACACCTTCAGCATCGCGCCGCAGCGCATCGCCGGGCTCAACAGCCACCTGATCCAGCGCATGTCCCAGGCCACCACCTTGAGCTTCAGCGACGAGCACGGCTCGTGGTTCGAAACGCCCATGAGCAGCATCAAGAAGTGGACCGACATCAACGGCGTCGGCAACTTCGACCTGGCCCCCGGCGAAATCGCCACCCACAGCGAGGCGATCAACGGCCATGTGAAGTTCAAGGGTACCTTCCTCAGCACCATTCCGTTCGCCCGCAAGTACGGCGTGCTGGAGTCGCCGCTGGAACTGTGGATCGAGAACTCGACCATCCAGCGTATCGCCACCGAGGTGCCGGGCCTGGAACACGACTTCAACAAGTACCTGGACGCCAACCCGTCGAACCGGCGGATCGAGGAGCTGGGCATCGGCACCAACGAAGGCGTGAAGTCGCTGTATGCGCGCAACGCCGGGTTCGAGGAACGCCATTGCGGCCTGCACCTGGGCCTGGGCGGCGGCGCCAAGGGCAGCCATCACCTGGACCTGATCTTCTCCGGCGGCGTGCTGGCGCTGGATGACAAGCCGGTGTTCGACGGGCGGTTCGTGCTCTGA
- the rluB gene encoding 23S rRNA pseudouridine(2605) synthase RluB, producing the protein MSDIEQQDDQPTPPAGEKLQKVLARIGVGSRRDVEAWISQGRIKVNGKDATLGVRVDLHDAITIDGKVIKREESAESVRRVIMYNKPDGEICTRDDPEGRPTVFDKLPRPKEGRWINIGRLDINTTGLLMFTTDGELANRLMHPSYEMDREYAVRVRGEVDDEMIDRLKAGVMLEDGPAKFTDIQQAPGGEGFNHWYHCVVMEGRNREVRRLWESQGLVVSRLKRVRFGPVFLNSDLPMGRWREMSQYEIDILSAEVGLTPVALPQLNAKSKDKMERLQRKSSRPMARADRVRTLRPANGAPATPRTGREPQLEGERPGRKPAARGEGERAPRGRSERGEGRGAPAGRGTPVAERPADTKRPAKPAAKRPGIKLTDGDKPAGKRRSTPKPR; encoded by the coding sequence ATGAGCGACATCGAACAGCAAGACGACCAGCCAACCCCGCCTGCAGGCGAAAAACTGCAGAAGGTCCTCGCCCGCATCGGCGTGGGCTCGCGCCGTGACGTCGAGGCCTGGATCAGCCAGGGCCGGATCAAGGTCAACGGCAAGGACGCGACCCTCGGCGTGCGGGTCGACCTGCACGACGCCATCACCATCGACGGCAAAGTGATCAAGCGCGAAGAATCCGCCGAGTCCGTGCGCCGCGTGATCATGTACAACAAGCCCGACGGCGAGATCTGCACCCGCGACGACCCGGAAGGCCGCCCGACCGTGTTCGACAAGCTGCCGCGTCCGAAAGAGGGCCGCTGGATCAACATCGGCCGCCTCGACATCAACACCACTGGCCTTTTGATGTTCACCACCGACGGTGAACTGGCCAACCGCCTGATGCACCCGTCCTACGAGATGGACCGCGAATACGCGGTGCGCGTGCGCGGCGAGGTGGACGACGAAATGATCGACCGGCTCAAGGCCGGCGTCATGCTCGAAGACGGTCCGGCGAAGTTCACCGACATTCAGCAGGCTCCGGGCGGCGAAGGCTTCAACCACTGGTACCACTGCGTGGTGATGGAAGGCCGCAACCGTGAAGTGCGTCGTCTGTGGGAATCCCAGGGCCTGGTGGTGAGCCGCCTGAAGCGCGTGCGTTTCGGCCCGGTCTTCCTCAACTCCGACCTGCCGATGGGCCGCTGGCGCGAAATGAGCCAGTACGAAATCGACATCCTGAGCGCCGAGGTCGGCCTGACCCCGGTGGCGTTGCCGCAACTGAACGCCAAGAGCAAGGACAAGATGGAGCGCCTGCAGCGCAAGTCGTCGCGGCCGATGGCCCGGGCCGACCGGGTGCGCACCCTGCGCCCGGCCAACGGCGCGCCGGCCACGCCGCGCACGGGCCGTGAGCCGCAGCTGGAAGGCGAGCGTCCAGGCCGCAAACCGGCCGCCCGCGGGGAGGGTGAGCGTGCACCCCGTGGCCGCAGCGAACGTGGCGAAGGCCGCGGTGCCCCAGCCGGCCGCGGTACGCCGGTGGCCGAGCGTCCGGCCGACACCAAGCGCCCGGCCAAGCCGGCGGCGAAGCGTCCGGGGATCAAGCTGACCGACGGCGACAAGCCAGCGGGCAAGCGCCGCAGCACGCCGAAGCCGCGTTAA
- a CDS encoding DUF1289 domain-containing protein, with the protein MSSTKDPCIDVCKFGDDICLGCGRSKREIKAWKKLDKDDRRTVLAEAALRLAKLGATGRRKKK; encoded by the coding sequence ATGAGCTCAACCAAAGACCCCTGCATCGATGTCTGCAAGTTCGGCGACGACATCTGCCTGGGCTGCGGCCGCAGCAAGCGCGAGATCAAGGCCTGGAAGAAGCTCGACAAGGACGACCGGCGCACGGTGCTGGCCGAGGCCGCGCTGCGCCTGGCCAAGTTGGGCGCCACCGGTCGGCGGAAAAAGAAATGA
- the scpB gene encoding SMC-Scp complex subunit ScpB: MNLTEPRELAPLLEAFLLASGKPQSLERLFELFEEGERPEPAVFKKALTLLGKSCEGRAFELKEVASGYRLQIREKYSPWVGRLWEERPQRYSRALLETMALIAYRQPITRGEIEDVRGVAVNSNIVKTLIEREWIRIVGYRDVPGKPAMFATTKAFLDHFNLKSLDELPPLAELREIEPEPMLDFDDAPVPPSLQEQADASAEPEEPKEETSFHTLLLELDSMEEGIKTDFDDLLRDGLEEGGTPDGFEDVPGPESVSEPEPEPEPEPEPEEDILGVAEAREKLLAAVAALERPEPELSDEEAEARALAEAIEAERLERED; this comes from the coding sequence ATGAACCTGACTGAACCCCGCGAGCTGGCCCCCCTGCTTGAAGCCTTCCTGTTGGCTTCGGGAAAGCCGCAATCCCTTGAGCGCCTGTTCGAACTGTTCGAAGAAGGCGAACGGCCGGAGCCGGCAGTCTTCAAGAAGGCCCTGACCCTGCTGGGCAAGTCCTGCGAAGGCCGGGCGTTCGAGCTCAAGGAGGTGGCCTCCGGCTACCGCCTGCAGATCCGCGAGAAGTATTCGCCGTGGGTCGGCCGCCTGTGGGAGGAGCGCCCGCAGCGCTACTCCCGTGCCTTGCTGGAAACCATGGCGCTGATCGCCTACCGCCAGCCCATCACCCGTGGCGAAATCGAAGACGTGCGGGGCGTGGCGGTCAACAGCAACATCGTCAAGACTTTGATCGAGCGCGAGTGGATCCGCATCGTCGGCTACCGCGACGTGCCGGGCAAACCGGCGATGTTCGCCACCACCAAGGCGTTCCTCGATCACTTCAACCTCAAGAGCCTCGACGAACTGCCGCCGCTGGCGGAACTGCGCGAGATCGAGCCGGAACCGATGCTCGACTTCGACGACGCCCCGGTGCCGCCGAGCCTCCAGGAGCAGGCCGACGCCAGCGCCGAGCCCGAGGAGCCGAAGGAGGAAACCAGTTTCCACACCCTGCTGCTGGAGCTGGACAGCATGGAGGAGGGGATCAAGACCGATTTCGACGACCTGCTGCGCGACGGACTGGAAGAGGGCGGGACGCCGGACGGTTTCGAAGACGTGCCGGGACCTGAGTCGGTATCTGAACCCGAGCCTGAACCTGAACCTGAACCTGAGCCCGAAGAAGACATCCTCGGCGTCGCCGAAGCCAGGGAAAAGCTGCTGGCCGCCGTCGCCGCACTTGAACGGCCGGAACCTGAACTGAGCGACGAAGAAGCCGAAGCCCGCGCCCTGGCCGAAGCCATCGAAGCCGAGCGCCTCGAGCGCGAAGACTGA
- a CDS encoding segregation and condensation protein A, with protein MEVFLEAFEGPLDLLLYLIRKQNIDILDIPVAEITRQYMGYVELMQSVRLELAAEYLVMAAMLAEIKSRMLLPRAETVEDEEEDPRAELIRRLQEYERFKSAAEGIDELSRVGRDVIVPKLDAPQAQVRKLHPDVILEELLMSMSEVLRRGDMFESHQVSREALSTRERMSDVLERLKGGGFVPFVELFTAEEGRLGVVVTFMAVLELVKESLVELVQNEPFAAIHVRARAE; from the coding sequence CTGGAGGTGTTCCTCGAAGCCTTCGAGGGCCCGCTCGACCTGCTGCTGTACCTGATCCGCAAGCAAAACATCGACATCCTCGACATCCCGGTGGCGGAAATCACCCGCCAGTACATGGGCTACGTCGAGCTGATGCAGTCGGTGCGCCTGGAGCTGGCCGCCGAATACCTGGTGATGGCCGCGATGCTCGCCGAGATCAAGTCGCGGATGCTGCTGCCCCGGGCCGAGACCGTCGAGGACGAGGAGGAAGACCCCCGGGCCGAGCTGATCCGCCGCCTGCAGGAGTACGAGCGCTTCAAGTCCGCCGCCGAAGGCATCGACGAGCTGAGCCGGGTCGGCCGAGACGTGATCGTGCCCAAGCTCGATGCCCCCCAGGCCCAGGTGCGCAAGCTGCACCCGGACGTGATCCTGGAAGAGCTGCTGATGTCCATGTCCGAGGTGCTGCGCCGGGGCGACATGTTCGAAAGCCACCAGGTCAGCCGAGAGGCGCTGTCCACCCGCGAACGCATGAGCGATGTGCTCGAACGCCTCAAGGGCGGCGGGTTTGTGCCGTTCGTCGAGCTGTTCACCGCCGAGGAAGGCCGGCTCGGGGTGGTGGTGACCTTCATGGCGGTCCTTGAGCTGGTCAAGGAATCCTTGGTCGAGCTGGTGCAGAATGAGCCGTTCGCCGCGATCCACGTGCGAGCCCGAGCCGAATAA
- a CDS encoding L-threonylcarbamoyladenylate synthase: MSQFFQIHPENPQARLIKQAVEIIRKGGVVIYPTDSSYAIGCQIGDKSAIERVRRLRQLDDKHNFALICSDLSQLGNYAKIDTGTFRILKAHLPGPYTFILNATREVPRLLLHPKKRTIGLRVPSHPIALALLDELGEPLMSVTLIMPGDEDPLSDPYEMRQLLEHQVNLIIDGGFGGIKASTVIDLTGDDPEVIRVGCGDPTPFMVEA; this comes from the coding sequence GTGAGTCAATTTTTCCAGATCCATCCGGAAAACCCGCAGGCGCGCCTGATCAAACAGGCGGTCGAGATCATCCGCAAGGGCGGGGTGGTGATTTATCCCACGGACTCTTCCTACGCCATCGGTTGCCAAATTGGCGACAAGAGCGCCATCGAGCGCGTCCGCCGCCTGCGCCAACTGGACGACAAGCACAACTTCGCACTGATCTGCAGCGATCTGTCGCAACTGGGCAATTACGCCAAGATCGACACCGGCACGTTCCGCATCCTCAAGGCCCACCTGCCGGGGCCGTACACCTTCATCCTCAATGCTACCCGCGAAGTGCCGCGCCTGCTGCTGCACCCCAAGAAACGCACCATCGGCCTGCGGGTGCCGAGCCATCCGATCGCCCTGGCGCTGCTGGACGAGCTGGGCGAACCGCTGATGAGCGTGACCCTGATCATGCCCGGCGACGAGGATCCGTTGAGCGATCCCTATGAGATGCGCCAGTTGCTCGAGCATCAGGTGAATCTGATCATCGATGGCGGTTTCGGCGGCATCAAGGCCTCTACCGTGATCGACCTGACCGGCGACGACCCGGAAGTGATCCGCGTCGGCTGCGGCGACCCGACCCCGTTCATGGTCGAGGCCTGA
- a CDS encoding PHP domain-containing protein, which translates to MNVDLHCHSTASDGALAPAALVARAFENGVRILSLTDHDTLEGLAEARAAAEGLGMQLINGVELSCTWGGATIHVLGYGFDVDAAPLVEAIAQLRDGRWLRSEEIGRKLAQKGMPGAFEGARQIQQALGDSGNAPARPHFADWMVREGFVKDRAEAFRKWLGAGKLGDVKQHWPTLEDTVATLRAAGAWVSLAHPWHYDFTRSKRRRLIADYIQAGGQALEVVNGHQPAEQVGSLSILAREFGLLVTAGSDFHGPGGWSEIGQYRPVPEDLPPLWRRFKHDPVIAAV; encoded by the coding sequence GTGAATGTCGATTTGCACTGCCACAGCACAGCCTCCGACGGCGCCCTGGCGCCGGCGGCACTGGTTGCGCGAGCGTTCGAGAACGGCGTGCGGATCCTGTCCCTGACCGATCACGACACCCTGGAAGGCCTGGCCGAAGCGCGCGCGGCCGCCGAAGGCCTGGGCATGCAACTGATCAACGGCGTCGAGCTGTCGTGCACCTGGGGCGGGGCGACCATTCATGTGCTGGGCTACGGCTTCGACGTCGACGCCGCACCGTTGGTCGAGGCCATCGCCCAACTGCGCGACGGCCGCTGGCTGCGTTCCGAGGAGATCGGCCGCAAGCTGGCCCAGAAGGGCATGCCCGGCGCATTCGAAGGCGCGCGGCAGATCCAGCAGGCGCTGGGCGACAGCGGCAACGCGCCGGCCCGTCCGCATTTTGCCGACTGGATGGTGCGCGAAGGCTTCGTCAAGGACCGCGCCGAGGCGTTCCGCAAATGGCTGGGCGCCGGCAAGCTGGGGGATGTCAAGCAGCACTGGCCGACCCTGGAGGATACCGTCGCGACCCTGCGGGCCGCCGGGGCCTGGGTCAGCCTGGCGCATCCTTGGCACTACGATTTCACCCGCAGCAAGCGCCGCCGGCTGATTGCCGACTATATTCAAGCGGGCGGACAGGCGCTTGAGGTGGTCAACGGCCACCAGCCGGCGGAGCAGGTGGGCAGCCTCTCGATCCTGGCCCGCGAATTCGGTCTGCTGGTCACCGCCGGCAGTGATTTCCATGGCCCTGGTGGCTGGTCCGAGATCGGCCAGTACCGGCCGGTGCCGGAGGACCTGCCGCCCCTGTGGCGCCGGTTCAAACATGACCCAGTTATCGCGGCCGTCTGA
- a CDS encoding septation protein A, which translates to MKQFIDFIPLLLFFIVYKLDPRTVDVAGHELTVGGIYSATAMLIVSSLVVYGALFVKQRKLEKSQWLTLVACLVFGSLTLAFHSETFLKWKAPVVNWLFALAFIGSHFIGDRLLIKRIMGHALSLPDPVWLRLNIAWIAFFLFCGAANLFVAFTFQSIWVDFKVFGSLGMTVLFLVGQGIYLSRHLHDADTTTPKTED; encoded by the coding sequence GTGAAACAATTCATCGATTTCATCCCGCTCCTGCTGTTCTTCATCGTCTACAAACTCGATCCGCGCACCGTCGACGTCGCCGGCCACGAGCTGACCGTAGGCGGCATCTACAGCGCCACCGCGATGCTGATCGTCAGTTCCCTGGTGGTCTACGGCGCGCTGTTCGTCAAGCAGCGCAAGCTGGAGAAGAGCCAGTGGCTGACCCTCGTCGCCTGCCTGGTGTTCGGCAGCCTGACGCTGGCCTTCCACAGCGAGACCTTCCTGAAGTGGAAAGCCCCGGTGGTCAACTGGCTGTTCGCCCTGGCCTTCATCGGCAGCCATTTCATCGGCGACCGCCTGCTGATCAAGCGCATCATGGGCCACGCCCTGAGCCTGCCGGATCCGGTGTGGCTGCGCCTGAACATCGCCTGGATCGCGTTCTTCCTGTTCTGCGGGGCCGCCAACCTGTTCGTCGCCTTCACCTTCCAGAGCATCTGGGTCGACTTCAAGGTGTTCGGCAGCCTGGGCATGACCGTGCTGTTCCTGGTCGGACAGGGCATCTACCTGTCCCGTCACCTGCACGACGCCGATACCACAACGCCAAAAACCGAGGACTGA
- a CDS encoding YciI family protein produces the protein MLYAIIATDVANSLEARLAARPAHLERLQALKGEGRIVLAGPHPAVDSNDPGAAGFSGSLIVAEFDSLAAAQAWADADPYIAAGVYANVIVKPFKQVLP, from the coding sequence ATGCTTTACGCCATCATTGCCACCGACGTCGCCAACTCCCTGGAAGCCCGCCTGGCCGCGCGCCCTGCGCACCTTGAGCGTCTGCAAGCGCTCAAGGGCGAAGGCCGCATCGTGCTGGCCGGCCCGCACCCGGCGGTCGACAGCAATGATCCGGGCGCGGCGGGCTTCTCCGGCAGCCTGATCGTCGCCGAGTTCGATTCCCTGGCCGCCGCGCAGGCCTGGGCCGACGCCGACCCGTACATCGCCGCCGGCGTCTACGCCAACGTCATCGTCAAGCCGTTCAAGCAAGTCCTGCCGTAA
- a CDS encoding translation initiation factor 2: MRKGPLCLMWVTLSVMAPAHGEESVENGNSTPLSLSAGTQITELQQRLKASEQQREELSKQLQNADSERESPQLARLRQENQRLKLQLKEAQSSPLPRLLTEQQQWFVTGAAVALLALLCGIFAGGGRRTRRQWLN, from the coding sequence ATGCGCAAGGGTCCGTTGTGTCTGATGTGGGTCACGCTGTCGGTCATGGCACCCGCCCATGGCGAAGAAAGCGTCGAAAACGGCAATTCCACGCCGCTGTCGCTGAGCGCCGGCACGCAGATCACCGAGCTGCAGCAGCGCCTCAAGGCCAGCGAGCAGCAGCGGGAAGAACTGAGCAAACAGCTGCAGAATGCCGACAGCGAACGCGAAAGCCCGCAACTGGCCCGGTTGCGTCAGGAGAACCAGCGCCTGAAACTGCAACTCAAGGAAGCCCAGTCCAGCCCGCTGCCGCGTCTGCTGACCGAGCAGCAGCAGTGGTTCGTCACCGGGGCCGCCGTTGCGCTATTGGCGCTGCTGTGCGGTATCTTTGCCGGTGGTGGACGCAGAACGCGTCGGCAATGGCTAAATTGA
- a CDS encoding response regulator transcription factor: protein MSELLLIDDDQELCELLSSWLSQEGFQVRACHDGQSARKALAESAPAAVVLDVMLPDGSGLELLKQLRSDHADLPVLMLSARGEPLDRILGLELGADDYLAKPCDPRELTARLRAVLRRSHPAAVSTQLELGDLSFSPVRGVVSINEKELTLTVSESRLLEALLKQPGEPLDKQELAQIALGRKLTLYDRSLDMHVSNLRKKIGPHPDGRPRIVALRSRGYYYSL from the coding sequence ATGAGCGAGCTGTTACTGATAGATGACGACCAGGAGCTGTGCGAACTCCTGAGCAGTTGGCTGAGCCAGGAAGGTTTCCAGGTGCGCGCCTGCCACGACGGCCAGAGCGCCCGCAAGGCCTTGGCCGAATCCGCGCCGGCGGCGGTGGTGCTGGACGTGATGCTGCCCGACGGCAGCGGCCTGGAACTGCTCAAGCAACTGCGCAGCGACCACGCCGACCTGCCGGTGCTGATGCTGTCGGCCCGGGGCGAACCGCTGGACCGCATCCTCGGCCTGGAGCTGGGCGCCGACGACTACCTGGCCAAGCCCTGCGACCCCCGCGAGCTGACCGCCCGTCTGCGCGCCGTGCTGCGCCGCAGCCACCCGGCGGCCGTGTCGACCCAGCTTGAGCTGGGCGACCTGAGCTTCAGCCCGGTGCGCGGCGTGGTCAGCATCAACGAGAAAGAGCTCACCCTCACCGTCTCCGAAAGCCGCCTGCTCGAAGCCCTGCTCAAGCAGCCCGGCGAGCCGCTGGACAAACAGGAACTGGCGCAGATCGCCCTCGGCCGCAAGCTGACCCTCTACGACCGCAGCCTGGACATGCACGTCAGCAACCTGCGCAAAAAGATCGGCCCGCACCCCGACGGCCGCCCGCGCATCGTGGCCCTGCGCAGCCGCGGCTACTACTACAGCCTCTGA